A region of Diadema setosum chromosome 15, eeDiaSeto1, whole genome shotgun sequence DNA encodes the following proteins:
- the LOC140239114 gene encoding putative nuclease HARBI1: MAAYVVELEEEEEALHQAPRPHRTFKQRFSALDSLTDEELRKKYRFSRDGIMHIVNMLDDHLQRTTARSHAIPTELQVLIALNFMATGSVFDSVASIHGVHRSTVSRCVHAVAEALCQQKNNVITFPNAPEVVASTVEQFHQIAGFPRVVSVIDCTHISLHGCHLGEDDYVYINRKGRCTINVQLACDAKFRITNCVARWPGSTHDSRIFQNSRLFQKFESGQLQGILLGDSGYPLLPYLMTPILNPQTRAEHAYNHAHVHTRSIIEQLNGQIKNKFRCLIGHGLQISPQRACNIITAACVLFNISKDLGGQDMDDDFAPANEDAAMEFVNRNVDPAAAAVRAEIVRAFDA, from the exons ATGGCTGCCTATGTGGTAGAacttgaggaggaggaggaggcactCCATCAAGCTCCTCGGCCTCATCGTACTTTCAAACAAAGGTTCTCTGCCTTGGACTCCCTCACTGACGAGGAACTCAGAAAGAAATATCGTTTCAGTAGGGATGGTATCATGCACATTGTCAACATGCTTGACGACCACCTACAGCGCACTACAGCAAGGAGTCATGCCATCCCTACTGAACTTCAAGTTCTAATTGCCCTGAATTTCATGGCTACCGGCTCAGTATTTGACTCCGTTGCGAGTATTCACGGTGTACACCGCAGCACAGTGTCCCGATGTGTGCATGCTGTTGCCGAGGCCTTGTGCCAGCAGAAAAACAAC GTCATCACATTCCCCAATGCTCCAGAAGTTGTAGCCTCAACTGTGGAGCAGTTTCACCAAATCGCGGGGTTCCCAAGAGTCGTCAGTGTGATAGATTGCACACATATCTCTCTGCACGGATGCCACCTCGGGGAAGACGATTATGTTTACATAAACCGCAAGGGAAGGTGTACAATAAATGTTCAGCTGGCATGCGATGCCAAGTTCAGGATAACCAACTGTGTTGCGCGATGGCCAGGCAGCACACATGATAGTCGCATATTTCAG AACAGCAGACTCTTCCAGAAGTTTGAAAGTGGCCAACTGCAAGGCATCCTGTTGGGAGATTCAGGATATCCCTTGCTTCCATACCTCATGACCCCAATACTGAACCCTCAAACAAGAGCAGAACATGCATACAACCA TGCACATGTTCACACCAGGTCCATCATTGAGCAACTCAACGGccagattaaaaacaaatttcgTTGTTTAATCGGCCATGGACTGCAAATTTCCCCCCAGCGAGCCTGCAATATCATCACAGCAGCGTGTGTCCTGTTTAACATCTCAAAGGATCTGGGTGGACAGGACATGGATGACGACTTCGCACCTGCCAACGAAGATGCTGCAATGGAGTTCGTCAACAGAAATGTGGACCCAGCAGCCGCAGCTGTGCGAGCAGAGATAGTCCGTGCATTTGATGCCTAG